Proteins from a single region of Ailuropoda melanoleuca isolate Jingjing chromosome 15, ASM200744v2, whole genome shotgun sequence:
- the CNOT2 gene encoding CCR4-NOT transcription complex subunit 2 isoform X7 produces the protein MRGMSNNTPQLNRSLSQGTQLPSHVTPTTGVPTMSLHTPPSPSRGILPMNPRNMMNHSQVGQGIGIPSRTNSMSSSGLGSPNRSSPSIICMPKQQPSRQPFTVNSMSGFGMNRNQAFGMNNSLSSNIFNGTDGSENVTGLDLSDFPALADRNRREGSGNPTPLINPLAGRAPYVGMVTKPANEQSQDFSIHNEDFPALPGSSYKDPTSSNDDSKSNLNTSGKTTSSTDGPKFPGDKSSTTQNNNQQKKGIQVLPDGRVTNIPQGMVTDQFGMIGLLTFIRAAETDPGMVHLALGSDLTTLGLNLNSPENLYPKFASPWASSPCRPQDIDFHVPSEYLTNIHIRDKLAAIKLGRYGEDLLFYLYYMNGGDVLQLLAAVELFNRDWRYHKEERVWITRAPGMEPTMKTNTYERGTYYFFDCLNWRKVAKEFHLEYDKLEERPHLPSTFNYNPAQQAF, from the exons GGGTATTTTGCCTATGAATCCTAGGAATATGATGAACCACTCCCAGGTTGGTCAGGGCATTGGAATTCCTAGCAGGACAAATAGCATGAGCAGTTCAGGGTTAGGTAGCCCCAACAGAAGCTCGCCAAGCATAATATGTATGCCAAAGCAGCAGCCTTCTCGACAGCCTTTTACTGTGAACAG TATGTCTGGATTTGGAATGAACAGGAATCAGGCATTTGGAATGAATAACTCCTTATCAAGTAACATTTTTAATGGAACAG ATGGAAGCGAAAATGTGACAGGATTGGACCTTTCAGATTTTCCAGCATTAGCAGACCgaaacagaagggaaggaagtggtAACCCAACTCCATTAATAAACCCCTTGGCTGGAAGAGCTCCTTATG TTGGAATGGTAACAAAACCAGCAAATGAGCAATCCCAGGACTTCTCAATACACAACGAAGATTTTCCAGCATTACCTGGTTCCAGCTATAAAGATCCAACATCAAGTAATGATGACAGTAAATCT aaTTTGAATACATCTGGCAAGACAACTTCAAGTACAGATGGACCCAAATTCCCTGGAGATAAAAGTTCAACAACACAAAATAATAACCAGCAGAAAAAAGGGATCCAGGTGTTACCTGATG GTCGGGTTACTAACATTCCTCAAGGGATGGTGACGGACCAATTTGGAATGATTGGCCTGTTAACGTTTATCAGGGCAGCAGAGACAGACCCAGGAATGGTACATCTTGCATTAGGAAGTGACTTAACAACATTAGGCCTCAATCTGAATTCTCCtga AAATCTCTACCCCAAGTTTGCATCACCCTGGGCATCTTCACCTTGTCGACCTCAAGACATAG ACTTCCATGTTCCATCTGAGTACTTAACGAACATTCACATTAGGGATAAG ctggCTGCAATAAAACTTGGCCGATATGGAGAAGACCTGCTCTTCTATCTCTATTATATGAATGGAGGAGACGTATTACAACTTTTAGCTGCAGTAGAGCT TTTTAACCGTGATTGGAGATACCACAAAGAAGAACGAGTATGGATTACCAGGGCACCAGGCATGGAGCCAACAATGAAAACCAATACATATGAGAGGGGAACATATTACTTCTTTGACTGTCTTAACTGGAGGAAAGTAGCTAAg GAGTTTCATCTGGAATATGACAAATTAGAAGAACGGCCTCACCTGCCATCCACCTTCAACTACAACCCTGCTCAGCAAGCCTTCTAA